From one Nilaparvata lugens isolate BPH chromosome 2, ASM1435652v1, whole genome shotgun sequence genomic stretch:
- the LOC120349640 gene encoding uncharacterized protein LOC120349640, whose product MSKAARCQQTANSVDEFVVLEEAFKSRLTTLYYNNAYKDEPAKDFHTFLSGLKDKIVHIISQQLQTYGAMKFNLVLEATYFRSTLDKTFFEQEEFQNVAFKTPNYTIFSIINLPDIINQVCMTLLDEETKFKGNSSGWSLLIIDGLLIRISAFIPNI is encoded by the coding sequence atgagcaAAGCTGCACGATGTCAACAAACAGCAAACTCAGTGGACGAGTTTGTTGTTCTGGAGGAGGCATTTAAATCCCGACTCAcgactctatactacaataatgcatacaaggatgagcctgccaaagatttccacacctttctgagcggtctgaaggataaaattgttcacatcatcagtcAGCAACTGCAGACATATGGAGCAATGAAGTTCAATCtagtattggaggcaacatatttccgcagcacccttgataagaccttcttcgaacaagaagagtttcagaatgtcgccttcaaaactccaaactacaccatcttcagtatcatcaatcttccagacatcatcaaccaaGTGTGCATGACCCTACTGGATGAGGAGACGAAATTCAaaggaaattccagtggatggagtttGCTTATCATCGATGGATTGCTCATCAGGATTAGCGCCTTCATCCCCAACATCTAA